TCCAAAGCCTGGCGCAGCGGGGGTATGGAGATCCCGAAGAAATCGTCGGGAGCGTCCGCCAGTTTGGCGGCAGCGCGGGCCAGCAGGGAGCGCGCCCCGTCCAGGTTCCCCGTGGAGTGATGATGGAGAGCGACCGCCAACTGGATGAGACCTTGCATGGAACGCCGCT
The window above is part of the Terriglobales bacterium genome. Proteins encoded here:
- a CDS encoding DUF309 domain-containing protein; this translates as RRSMQGLIQLAVALHHHSTGNLDGARSLLARAAAKLADAPDDFFGISIPPLRQALDQWQQALREGSPLPPLPRIRTWERC